Within the Paenibacillus pabuli genome, the region CTTCTCCGATATTTTTGAACAAATCGTTGAACAGGAAATGGCTGAAAACGAAGAGAAAGAAGTCGAAGGCATCACAGTAAGCCACTCTGGCGACGTGCCTGAGCACTATTTGGAGCGTATGTCCACAAAACCGGAAGTTGTGGTTATGAGAGACAAAGGAAGAGACATCACTATTTTGCAGCATGGACAAGTATTTGAAATTTTGCTGCCTTCCCTGGAGAATGCTGTTTCCTAATCTCCTGGTAAACGCAAGACATGTTGCATCAATGCTGGCATCGAGCTTATCACATAAAATCATGCCGGCATTGAGTGCAACATACATAAATACATAGGTATGCACAGTGGCAATAGAGCCACAACACAGATAAAACCGACAGATCGGTTTTATTTTTTTTAGCAAAAATGATGTTCTCTTCCTGCATGGCAGAGCTCCATAACGTGTAAACCGTTCAAATTCGGTTCGTCTAATGTTAAAATACATTTATTATGAGATAAAGGCATGATGCAAATGCCAAATTAAGAGGAGCCAGGGGGAAGGCCAGACATGACCAGAACAGATTACCCAGTAGAATTGGCTGAACCACTGCTTTCGCTGCGCAAGGCAATGGAGCAGACAGGAGACCATACTGCTG harbors:
- a CDS encoding NAD/NADP transhydrogenase alpha subunit, whose protein sequence is MKCISVYTDNFEAFSDIFEQIVEQEMAENEEKEVEGITVSHSGDVPEHYLERMSTKPEVVVMRDKGRDITILQHGQVFEILLPSLENAVS